In Phyllobacterium zundukense, one DNA window encodes the following:
- a CDS encoding AraC family transcriptional regulator, producing MDAILDMMRTMRFTGGIFLDADFTAPWCVTAKVGPEDCSPFTPEPRHIIAYHYVTAGRCLLKVGNQPPVPVERGEIVVLPRNDGHVLGSALNLRPVGAEHLIQADPDGGLAKIVYGGGGERTLILCGFLGNDLPHNAFIAMLPSVLKLNVSDGASGGWIESSFRFAAKELAEGQVKSPPILAKLAELLFMEAVRRYFASQPPAAHAWTAGLQDPVVGRALGLLHGQISRRWTTEDLARETALSRSAFAERFTRVIGEPPMRYLARQRFEQALAQLKGSSHSVARIAFDVGYESEAAFNRAFRREYGIPPAAWRRENSVGKALRS from the coding sequence ATGGACGCTATTCTGGATATGATGCGCACCATGCGCTTTACGGGCGGCATCTTTCTCGATGCGGATTTCACCGCGCCGTGGTGCGTCACGGCAAAGGTCGGTCCGGAGGATTGCAGCCCGTTCACGCCCGAGCCGCGCCACATCATCGCCTACCACTATGTCACCGCAGGACGTTGTCTTCTGAAGGTGGGCAATCAGCCGCCGGTGCCCGTCGAGCGCGGAGAGATTGTCGTTCTGCCGCGCAATGACGGTCACGTCCTGGGAAGCGCGTTGAATCTCCGGCCCGTGGGCGCGGAGCATCTGATTCAGGCCGATCCGGACGGCGGGCTGGCGAAGATCGTGTATGGCGGTGGCGGAGAGCGGACGCTGATACTGTGCGGCTTCCTGGGCAACGATCTTCCGCACAACGCCTTCATCGCGATGCTGCCGAGCGTCTTGAAGCTCAACGTCTCCGACGGGGCCTCGGGGGGCTGGATCGAAAGCTCGTTCCGCTTCGCCGCGAAGGAACTTGCGGAGGGTCAGGTGAAATCGCCGCCGATCCTCGCAAAACTTGCGGAACTCCTGTTCATGGAGGCCGTCCGTCGCTACTTCGCCTCCCAGCCGCCCGCCGCCCATGCATGGACCGCGGGTCTGCAGGACCCGGTCGTCGGACGCGCATTGGGACTTCTTCACGGCCAGATTTCCCGGCGTTGGACAACCGAGGATCTTGCGCGGGAGACGGCCTTGTCGCGCTCGGCCTTTGCGGAAAGGTTTACCCGGGTCATCGGCGAGCCGCCGATGCGCTACCTGGCGCGTCAAAGGTTCGAGCAGGCCTTAGCGCAACTCAAGGGTTCGTCTCACTCCGTCGCGCGGATCGCGTTCGATGTAGGTTACGAATCCGAAGCCGCGTTCAACAGGGCGTTCCGACGCGAATATGGCATTCCGCCCGCGGCGTGGCGTCGGGAGAATTCGGTTGGCAAGGCGTTGCGCTCGTAA